The Sphingobium sp. TKS genomic interval ATGCCGAGGTACAGACGACCATCACCGCTCTAAATGCCGCTCAGGCCATCATCATCTAAGCCGGAGCCCGTGTATTGTGCGATATGTAAAGGAGTGGCGGCAATTTAGGTTGCCTGTTCAGTAATCGGCGAAATGGCTCGACTATAACGAAGCTTGGCGGAGGCAAAGAACCCACCGCATCCGTTCCTGCCCAAACAGCCTGAGCATTCGGGCATGTAGTCCTGCTTCCAGTCGCTGATTGAGCGGCGAGCGAAGCGTCGGATCGACGGCGCGAGAACGCACGTCTGACTGTTGTAAATCGATGTTTTAAGCCCGGCTCGATCAAGGATGCCTACGGCTTCTACCAATTCTGCCTGATAGTCGATGGGGTCGATCCAAATTTGGTCCAAGTTCGCGCGAGCAAAGCCTGTAAGTTCAAGGCCCATGAGAGCAACATGATCAATGAAGAGGAGGTTTCGCGCCAAGAATCGAGCCAGTGGGACTAAGCGGGCTATGGTCTGTTGTTGGAGGACAACGCGCACTTCAACACGAACACCATGGGCTTTGAGCGCGAGAATGCCTCGAATGGTTTCGTCGAACGCACCATTGGCCTGTACAACGTGATCGTGGACATGCGCCAAGTCAGCATAGACTGGAATGCCCATCATGAGGTCATGATGTCGGATGGCGCCGAGGTCGCGCGCGAGCGTTCCATTAGCAAAGGTGCGACCGTTCGATAGAATATGAAGAGCGGTCGTTGGGAGATGGGAACCGGCTGCCCGCACGAGTTCGATGAACCTGTCACCCAGCAGTGTCGGTTCACCGCCAGTGAAACCGATTTCGGTTGCCTGGCGATCCATGAGCGGCAACGCCTCCAGGATTTCGTCTACGATCCAGCCGTCTTCCACGGTTCGCGGCGGCTGGGAGCACATGAGGCAATAGTTGTTGCACCGTTCGGTAAGCAGGAAGTGGTTGTAAGGGACCGCCTTGCGGAAGAGCGTTCGGAGGCCGCCGCGCGATGGCTCCAGCCTGACGACATCGCCATCGGCGAGATGGTCAAACTCGGCAGGTAGCACGGCTGCAGGAACTCCCGGAGGCACGAGCGTCATGGCTTCGGTTGCCTTGAGCAGATACCAGCCAAAGCCGTCGGGCATGTCCCCGCCCTCGTGGACGAACCCCTCGGCCGCGCGCAGAGGGGCGGGCCGGGTGCGATTGGTAGTCAGGCGTAGCAGAGGTGATCCGCTCTCCATTGCGGCCGGATTGAACTCAACAGAACGTCCGCGCAGCGTGATCATACAATATTGGCCCAGCGTTCGAACATGCGCTTGATGTCCGGATTCGCTTCCATACGTAGTATCAGCCCCCTGAAGACCGCCATGTTGCGGGTGCAGAAGGACGAAAGCGGCTTCTTGCCGACGAAGTCGCCTTGCGTCGCATGGTGGAAGACGGGCTCTGCGCCGCACCATGGCTCGAAAGCGCACCATGAGCAGCCCGGCACACTGCCGGCAAAGGACTGCTCCAACGGATTTAGAAGCGCGTCACCGAGCATGATGTCGGCGAAGTCATTTTCATGCACGTTGCCGAGCGCAAAGGTTGTGTCGCCCATCTCCGCGAGCATCCGGCTCTCGTCTGATGCGTAGACGGTGCCGTCATAGTTGTAGACGATCGCGCCGATCCCGATTCCCGCAGGACTCATGAGATCGACATAGCTGGTCTGTAACGGTGTCAGCATCTTCTTCAAAACCATCGCGGCATAATGCTCGATGAACTCGTGGCCATCGAGGTTCAGATCGATGATGTAGTCCAGCCCCTCGAAATAGAAGTCGAGCCATTTTTTCTGGTCGTATGCGGCGTAGGTCTTCGTCTTAATGGCGAAGCCATAAGGGGACAGTGGACGGAGAAAGATGCCGCCGAAATCGAGCCTCACATATTCGTCGATAATTTCGCGCACGCGAGAAAGACTTGCGGCTGTCGTTGTCATCAGCGCGCCGACATTGTAGTGACCAAGAGCGGTGCGCGCGCGCCTGATTCCGTCGATCGCCTTCTCATGCGAATCTTTGCCGGGCCGTGGACGGTTCCGGTTGTGGAGATCCGCTGGGCCATCGAGCGAAGTCGACATAAGGATGCCGTGTTCGCGGGCAAATGCCAGCATCTCTTCATCGAGTATAGCCAGATTTGTCGCGATGACGAACGCCAGATTGCGCTGCGCCGTTTCGTTGCGTCGGAGAGCTTCCGCAACGATGAAACGTATCATCGCCATGTTCAGAAGCGATTCGCCACCCTGAAATTCGATTTTGATCGTGGGGGAAGGTGATCTGAAGACGAGGTCGAGCGCGCGCATCGCCGTTTCCTCGGTCATATCGAACTCGCGCTTGTCGTCGTTGGCGCGGGAGACTTGGCAGTATGGGCAACTATGCTCGCACCGAAGGGTCGTCACGAAGATGTGAAGTCCGGTGAAGTTCGCCAATGGGGCGAGCTTCGTCCTGACTTTGAGAGCCAGGAGGTCGACGGCGACATCTGTATCGGCGTCAATCAGGAAGTGCTTCGCCTTGAGGTCGCTATAAAGATCATAGTCCACCGTCAGGCGACCCGAAGCGAAGTCGGAAACCTCTTCACGCGACATAGCGATATATTCGCCGGCCATGTTAGTCGCGACGCAACGCTCATTATCGAGGGCTGTAAAACGCCAGGGCATCATTGTGTAGCCAGCGTCACCGGACTCGTCGAACGCAGCTACATCGCGGAACTTAGCCATCCTGAAGCCCGGTGCGGGAGAAGGCGAGACCCAGGATGGTATCCCGATAAGCCTCGGTGCGCTGTTCGATCGAAATGCGAAGATCCTGATCGACTACTTCCCGCCGAAAGTCGCGCTCTGCCGTCTCCATCGGCGATGCTTTGGTAGCGGGCGTCAATGTGCAAACAATATCGTCGTCCGAAAGGGTGACGGACACGTCGTATAGCGCCATGAGGGAATAGGAGGCCCGCTTCACAGCCTCTACGGAAAAGACGGCCCGGGACAGCTGCACTGTCCGAGCCTCGCCGGTGAGCGAGTTCATCGATAGGGTCGCCGCGAGCGCGCCTT includes:
- the hxsC gene encoding His-Xaa-Ser system radical SAM maturase HxsC, with the protein product MITLRGRSVEFNPAAMESGSPLLRLTTNRTRPAPLRAAEGFVHEGGDMPDGFGWYLLKATEAMTLVPPGVPAAVLPAEFDHLADGDVVRLEPSRGGLRTLFRKAVPYNHFLLTERCNNYCLMCSQPPRTVEDGWIVDEILEALPLMDRQATEIGFTGGEPTLLGDRFIELVRAAGSHLPTTALHILSNGRTFANGTLARDLGAIRHHDLMMGIPVYADLAHVHDHVVQANGAFDETIRGILALKAHGVRVEVRVVLQQQTIARLVPLARFLARNLLFIDHVALMGLELTGFARANLDQIWIDPIDYQAELVEAVGILDRAGLKTSIYNSQTCVLAPSIRRFARRSISDWKQDYMPECSGCLGRNGCGGFFASAKLRYSRAISPITEQAT
- the hxsB gene encoding His-Xaa-Ser system radical SAM maturase HxsB is translated as MAKFRDVAAFDESGDAGYTMMPWRFTALDNERCVATNMAGEYIAMSREEVSDFASGRLTVDYDLYSDLKAKHFLIDADTDVAVDLLALKVRTKLAPLANFTGLHIFVTTLRCEHSCPYCQVSRANDDKREFDMTEETAMRALDLVFRSPSPTIKIEFQGGESLLNMAMIRFIVAEALRRNETAQRNLAFVIATNLAILDEEMLAFAREHGILMSTSLDGPADLHNRNRPRPGKDSHEKAIDGIRRARTALGHYNVGALMTTTAASLSRVREIIDEYVRLDFGGIFLRPLSPYGFAIKTKTYAAYDQKKWLDFYFEGLDYIIDLNLDGHEFIEHYAAMVLKKMLTPLQTSYVDLMSPAGIGIGAIVYNYDGTVYASDESRMLAEMGDTTFALGNVHENDFADIMLGDALLNPLEQSFAGSVPGCSWCAFEPWCGAEPVFHHATQGDFVGKKPLSSFCTRNMAVFRGLILRMEANPDIKRMFERWANIV